In the Apteryx mantelli isolate bAptMan1 chromosome 1, bAptMan1.hap1, whole genome shotgun sequence genome, one interval contains:
- the STOML3 gene encoding stomatin-like protein 3, with protein MDPKRETPKKSSTEHLIADRREGIGICGWILVSLSFLLVLITFPISIWTCIKVIKEYERAVVFRLGRILSKKAKGPGLILILPCTDIFIKVDLRTVTCKIPPQEILTKDAVTTQVDGVVYYKIHSAVSAVANVTDVHSATFLLAQTTLRNVLGTKSLAQLLAGREEIAHNIQTILDSATEPWGIKVARVEIKDVRIPVAMQRAMAAEAEAAREARAKVVAAEGEMNASKALKQASMVLTESPAGLQLRYLQTLTTLAAENNSTIVFPLPINMLEGLGQKNRGG; from the exons ATGGATCCCAAGAGAGAGACACCcaagaaaagcagcacagagcatTTAATTG CTGACAGGCGGGAAGGAATTGGTATCTGTGGCTGGATCCtggtttccctttctttcctgttgGTGCTTATTACCTTTCCTATTTCCATCTGGACCTGTATCAAG gtCATCAAAGAATATGAGCGTGCTGTTGTATTTCGGCTGGGACGCATACTGTCTAAGAAAGCAAAAGGACCAG gTTTGATCCTGATACTTCCTTGTACAGATATTTTTATCAAGGTTGATCTCAGAACTGTTACCTGTAAAATTCCTCCACAAGAG ATTCTCACAAAAGATGCTGTTACTACCCAAGTTGATGGGGTGGTGTACTACAAGATTCACAGTGCTGTCAGTGCTGTCGCTAACGTCACTGATGTCCATTCAGCTACCTTCCTCTTGGCACAGACAACCTTGAGAAATGTTCTGGGTACAAAGAGCTTGGCTCAGCTCTTGGCAGGTCGTGAAGAGATTGCACACAATATCCAG ACTATCCTCGACAGCGCCACGGAGCCATGGGGGATCAAAGTGGCTCGTGTGGAAATCAAAGATGTCAGGATTCCTGTGGCGATGCAGAGGGCAATGGCAGCTGAAGCAGAGGCCGCACGAGAGGCAAGAGCTAAG GTTGTGGCAGCAGAAGGAGAAATGAATGCTTCTAAAGCCCTCAAGCAGGCCTCCATGGTGCTGACCGAGTCTCCAGCAGGTCTTCAGCTGCGCTACCTGCAAACATTAACTACGCTGGCAGCAGAGAATAATTCCACCATTGTCTTCCCTCTCCCTATAAATATGCTTGAGGGCTTGGGGCAGAAAAATAGAGGGGGATAG
- the PROSER1 gene encoding proline and serine-rich protein 1 isoform X2 has translation MDKKSFETVLDEIRKAVLTEYKLKAIEYVHGYFSSEQKIVAVPASKMINILNCFTFSKDKLIALEILASNIVDAQNYRLIEDLFRINMSEKKRCRRILEQASKTGCKAPHAMISSCGMIPGNPYPKGKPSRINGIFPGTPIKKDTEECTNEGKGIAARILGPSKPAPSTYNPHKPVPYPIPPCRPHATIAPSAYNNAGLVPMANVIAPGLPAPPPYTANQVVPENEDLSSQAKPSQNQAFSAQVNQLFTPHGSNPSTPAATPVPTPSPVKAISHPLAPATPLIPGMNMSTPVLPVFPGQVSSSIHTSQPSTPTPTVIKSLSLPGVPVTSVHSATSTPVPAVFSGLASIPTATPAPQGSSTPCATPAPNEAFASAAAPFASLPFSASSSVASANNPTPLSSVFAGLPLSLPPNPQGISSPVPSTIANSPATTIPGSLSLPNPILSVLKGFLTSNDTSLINSSALPSAMTSELASLSALANQSSDSPASSVNKCYTPSATPTPQCSSTPGLAIFPGLPSPSVANSSSTPPTLPAQSPLTTSPSILPVNCGSSASLLHGTSPTNPDQQLSSAPAATGIPTVLVKTEPMSPTLSAFKGPSHSAGPSHGTLGLSALGHAYASAASVPVSLPGSLNPALSGLSSLSAPLNNSTSLASISLAPHGSPAPIAPVFNGLPPFTSLTSNFAFTGNPALTPPVTLPGSLLATPSTTASAVSAPHVNTTAAVLSGLAASATVSAPPFSLNLSSAVPSLFSVAQGPLGSSNPSFPGFPVSNPPSVTPALPSFPGLQASSAVAAVAPLPAAATAPSPAPVLPGFASAFSSNFNSALVAQAGLTSGLQTPGNTVFPGLLSLPGIPGFPQSAAQSSLQELQHSAAAQSALLQAHSASALENYTAQPEGFANYPSTPGTPFSLQTSLPQSGWQ, from the exons ATGGATAAGAAATCATTTGAAACCGTGCTGGATGAAATTAGAAAG GCTGTATTGACTGAGTACAAGTTAAAAGCTATCGAATATGTTCATGGATACTTTTCAAGTGAACAG AAAATAGTGGCTGTTCCAGCATCAAAAATGATTAATATTCTCAACTGTTTCACATTCAGTAAGGACAAACTTATTGCCCTAGAAATCTTAGCTTC CAACATTGTTGATGCTCAGAATTATCGCCTTATTGAAGATCTGTTCAGAATTAATATGTcggagaaaaaaagatgcagaagaATTCTTGAGCAG GCTTCAAAAACAGGTTGTAAGGCTCCTCATGCTATGATATCATCCTGTGGCATGATTCCGGGCAATCCTTATCCCAAGGGCAAACCAAGCCGCATAAATGGAATTTTCCCA GGAACCCCTATTAAAAAGGACACAGAAGAATGTACTAATGAAGGAAAGGGAATAGCAGCCCGTATACTTGGACCATCCAAACCA gCTCCATCAACCTACAATCCACACAAACCAGTTCCATACCCCATCCCACCATGTCGGCCACATGCAACTATTGCACCAA gtgcTTACAACAATGCTGGCTTAGTTCCAATGGCTAATGTCATAGCTCCAGGCTTACCAGCTCCTCCACCGTACACTGCTAATCAAGTTGTACCAG AAAATGAAGACCTTTCCAGCCAGGCAAAACCTTCCCAAAATCAAG cttTTTCTGCACAAGTGAATCAGCTCTTTACTCCTCATGGTTCTAATCCTTCAACACCTGCTGCTACTCCAGTCCCTACCCCATCACCTGTCAAGGCAATAAGCCATCCATTAGCACCTGCAACTCCACTCATCCCTGGGATGAACATGTCTACCCCTGTCCTTCCTGTTTTCCCAGGACAGGTCTCCTCTTCCATCCATACATCTCAGCCATCAACCCCAACCCCTACTGTCATCAAATCCCTTTCATTGCCTGGTGTTCCTGTCACATCTGTTCACAGTGCAACCTCTACCCCTGTCCCTGCAGTTTTCTCTGGGCTGGCTTCTATACCCACTGCTACGCCAGCTCCACAAGGTTCTTCCACGCCGTGTGCCACACCTGCACCTAATGAAGCTTTTGCATCTGCTGCTGCACCATTTGCTAGCCTCCCTTTTTCTGCATCCTCTTCAGTTGCTTCAGCTAATAATCCTACTCCATTGTCATCAGTTTTTGCTGGCCTCCCTTTGTCCTTGCCACCCAATCCTCAAGGGATTTCTAGTCCCGTGCCCTCTACAATTGCTAATTCCCCTGCCACTACCATTCCTGGTTCACTTAGCTTGCCTAACCCaattttgtctgttttaaagGGATTTCTGACATCAAATGACACTTCATTAATCAATTCATCTGCTTTACCTTCTGCTATGACAAGTGAACTTGCTTCTTTATCTGCCCTTGCTAATCAAAGCTCTGACTCTCCTGCTTCCTCTGTCAACAAATGTTATACTCCAtcagccacccccaccccacagtGTTCCTCCACGCCTGGGCTGGCCATTTTTCCAGGTCTTCCATCCCCATCTGTGGCCAATTCTAGTTCCACTCCTCCAACATTGCCTGCACAGTCGCCTTTAACCACTTCACCGTCTATTCTGCCAGTCAACTGTGGCTCCTCAGCCTCCCTCTTGCATGGCACAAGCCCTACTAATCCTGATCAGCAGCTCTCATCAGCCCCAGCTGCCACAGGTATCCCCACAGTTCTGGTCAAAACAGAACCCATGAGTCCTACCCTTTCAGCCTTCAAAGGTCCTTCTCATTCGGCTGGCCCTTCTCACGGCACTCTAGGACTGTCGGCACTTGGGCACGCATACGCTTCAGCAGCTTCAGTGCCAGTCAGTTTACCCGGTTCCCTAAATCCAGCATTATCAGGTCTCTCCTCTTTGAGTGCTCCTTTAAACAATTCCACTTCTCTGGCTTCCATTTCCCTTGCCCCACATGGCTCCCCTGCTCCCATTGCCCCTGTATTTAATGGACTTCCTCCTTTTACGTCTCTAACCAGTAACTTTGCTTTTACTGGTAATCCAGCACTTACGCCACCTGTCACTCTCCCAGGGTCTTTGTTAGCTACTCCGTCTACAACTGCTTCAGCTGTGTCTGCCCCTCATGTGAATACCACAGCAGCCGTACTCTCAGGACTCGCCGCCTCAGCAACAGTCTCTGCTCCACCCTTTTCGCTTAACTTGTCCAGTGCCgtcccttcccttttttctgttGCCCAGGGACCTCTGGGATCATCAAACCCATCCTTCCCTGGTTTTCCTGTCTCTAACCCACCCTCTGTCACTCCTGCTCTCCCTTCTTTCCCTGGCCTCCAGGCATCTTCTGCAGTAGCAGCAGTTGCACCGTTGCCGGCAGCTGCCACAGCCCCATCTCCGGCTCCAGTCCTGCCAGGGTTTGCCTCGGCCTTTAGCTCAAACTTCAACTCCGCACTTGTTGCACAGGCTGG CTTGACTTCTGGACTTCAGACACCGGGAAATACAGTTTTTCCTGGTCTTTTATCTCTCCCTGGTATCCCTGGCTTTCCCCAAAGTGCCGCACAATCTTCCTTACAGGAACTGCAGCATAGTGCGGCTGCGCAGTCAGCCCTACTACAG GCACATTCTGCTTCTGCTCTGGAGAACTATACAGCTCAGCCTGAAGGTTTTGCTAACTATCCATCAACACCAGGAACACCATTTTCTTTGCAGACGAGTCTACCCCAGAGTGGATGGCAATAA
- the PROSER1 gene encoding proline and serine-rich protein 1 isoform X3: MDKKSFETVLDEIRKAVLTEYKLKAIEYVHGYFSSEQVVELLRYFSWAEPQLKAIKALQHKIVAVPASKMINILNCFTFSKDKLIALEILASNIVDAQNYRLIEDLFRINMSEKKRCRRILEQASKTGCKAPHAMISSCGMIPGNPYPKGKPSRINGIFPAPSTYNPHKPVPYPIPPCRPHATIAPSAYNNAGLVPMANVIAPGLPAPPPYTANQVVPENEDLSSQAKPSQNQAFSAQVNQLFTPHGSNPSTPAATPVPTPSPVKAISHPLAPATPLIPGMNMSTPVLPVFPGQVSSSIHTSQPSTPTPTVIKSLSLPGVPVTSVHSATSTPVPAVFSGLASIPTATPAPQGSSTPCATPAPNEAFASAAAPFASLPFSASSSVASANNPTPLSSVFAGLPLSLPPNPQGISSPVPSTIANSPATTIPGSLSLPNPILSVLKGFLTSNDTSLINSSALPSAMTSELASLSALANQSSDSPASSVNKCYTPSATPTPQCSSTPGLAIFPGLPSPSVANSSSTPPTLPAQSPLTTSPSILPVNCGSSASLLHGTSPTNPDQQLSSAPAATGIPTVLVKTEPMSPTLSAFKGPSHSAGPSHGTLGLSALGHAYASAASVPVSLPGSLNPALSGLSSLSAPLNNSTSLASISLAPHGSPAPIAPVFNGLPPFTSLTSNFAFTGNPALTPPVTLPGSLLATPSTTASAVSAPHVNTTAAVLSGLAASATVSAPPFSLNLSSAVPSLFSVAQGPLGSSNPSFPGFPVSNPPSVTPALPSFPGLQASSAVAAVAPLPAAATAPSPAPVLPGFASAFSSNFNSALVAQAGLTSGLQTPGNTVFPGLLSLPGIPGFPQSAAQSSLQELQHSAAAQSALLQAHSASALENYTAQPEGFANYPSTPGTPFSLQTSLPQSGWQ, encoded by the exons ATGGATAAGAAATCATTTGAAACCGTGCTGGATGAAATTAGAAAG GCTGTATTGACTGAGTACAAGTTAAAAGCTATCGAATATGTTCATGGATACTTTTCAAGTGAACAG GTTGTTGAGTTACTGAGATACTTTTCCTGGGCTGAACCACAGCTCAAGGCAATAAAGGCTTTACAGCAT AAAATAGTGGCTGTTCCAGCATCAAAAATGATTAATATTCTCAACTGTTTCACATTCAGTAAGGACAAACTTATTGCCCTAGAAATCTTAGCTTC CAACATTGTTGATGCTCAGAATTATCGCCTTATTGAAGATCTGTTCAGAATTAATATGTcggagaaaaaaagatgcagaagaATTCTTGAGCAG GCTTCAAAAACAGGTTGTAAGGCTCCTCATGCTATGATATCATCCTGTGGCATGATTCCGGGCAATCCTTATCCCAAGGGCAAACCAAGCCGCATAAATGGAATTTTCCCA gCTCCATCAACCTACAATCCACACAAACCAGTTCCATACCCCATCCCACCATGTCGGCCACATGCAACTATTGCACCAA gtgcTTACAACAATGCTGGCTTAGTTCCAATGGCTAATGTCATAGCTCCAGGCTTACCAGCTCCTCCACCGTACACTGCTAATCAAGTTGTACCAG AAAATGAAGACCTTTCCAGCCAGGCAAAACCTTCCCAAAATCAAG cttTTTCTGCACAAGTGAATCAGCTCTTTACTCCTCATGGTTCTAATCCTTCAACACCTGCTGCTACTCCAGTCCCTACCCCATCACCTGTCAAGGCAATAAGCCATCCATTAGCACCTGCAACTCCACTCATCCCTGGGATGAACATGTCTACCCCTGTCCTTCCTGTTTTCCCAGGACAGGTCTCCTCTTCCATCCATACATCTCAGCCATCAACCCCAACCCCTACTGTCATCAAATCCCTTTCATTGCCTGGTGTTCCTGTCACATCTGTTCACAGTGCAACCTCTACCCCTGTCCCTGCAGTTTTCTCTGGGCTGGCTTCTATACCCACTGCTACGCCAGCTCCACAAGGTTCTTCCACGCCGTGTGCCACACCTGCACCTAATGAAGCTTTTGCATCTGCTGCTGCACCATTTGCTAGCCTCCCTTTTTCTGCATCCTCTTCAGTTGCTTCAGCTAATAATCCTACTCCATTGTCATCAGTTTTTGCTGGCCTCCCTTTGTCCTTGCCACCCAATCCTCAAGGGATTTCTAGTCCCGTGCCCTCTACAATTGCTAATTCCCCTGCCACTACCATTCCTGGTTCACTTAGCTTGCCTAACCCaattttgtctgttttaaagGGATTTCTGACATCAAATGACACTTCATTAATCAATTCATCTGCTTTACCTTCTGCTATGACAAGTGAACTTGCTTCTTTATCTGCCCTTGCTAATCAAAGCTCTGACTCTCCTGCTTCCTCTGTCAACAAATGTTATACTCCAtcagccacccccaccccacagtGTTCCTCCACGCCTGGGCTGGCCATTTTTCCAGGTCTTCCATCCCCATCTGTGGCCAATTCTAGTTCCACTCCTCCAACATTGCCTGCACAGTCGCCTTTAACCACTTCACCGTCTATTCTGCCAGTCAACTGTGGCTCCTCAGCCTCCCTCTTGCATGGCACAAGCCCTACTAATCCTGATCAGCAGCTCTCATCAGCCCCAGCTGCCACAGGTATCCCCACAGTTCTGGTCAAAACAGAACCCATGAGTCCTACCCTTTCAGCCTTCAAAGGTCCTTCTCATTCGGCTGGCCCTTCTCACGGCACTCTAGGACTGTCGGCACTTGGGCACGCATACGCTTCAGCAGCTTCAGTGCCAGTCAGTTTACCCGGTTCCCTAAATCCAGCATTATCAGGTCTCTCCTCTTTGAGTGCTCCTTTAAACAATTCCACTTCTCTGGCTTCCATTTCCCTTGCCCCACATGGCTCCCCTGCTCCCATTGCCCCTGTATTTAATGGACTTCCTCCTTTTACGTCTCTAACCAGTAACTTTGCTTTTACTGGTAATCCAGCACTTACGCCACCTGTCACTCTCCCAGGGTCTTTGTTAGCTACTCCGTCTACAACTGCTTCAGCTGTGTCTGCCCCTCATGTGAATACCACAGCAGCCGTACTCTCAGGACTCGCCGCCTCAGCAACAGTCTCTGCTCCACCCTTTTCGCTTAACTTGTCCAGTGCCgtcccttcccttttttctgttGCCCAGGGACCTCTGGGATCATCAAACCCATCCTTCCCTGGTTTTCCTGTCTCTAACCCACCCTCTGTCACTCCTGCTCTCCCTTCTTTCCCTGGCCTCCAGGCATCTTCTGCAGTAGCAGCAGTTGCACCGTTGCCGGCAGCTGCCACAGCCCCATCTCCGGCTCCAGTCCTGCCAGGGTTTGCCTCGGCCTTTAGCTCAAACTTCAACTCCGCACTTGTTGCACAGGCTGG CTTGACTTCTGGACTTCAGACACCGGGAAATACAGTTTTTCCTGGTCTTTTATCTCTCCCTGGTATCCCTGGCTTTCCCCAAAGTGCCGCACAATCTTCCTTACAGGAACTGCAGCATAGTGCGGCTGCGCAGTCAGCCCTACTACAG GCACATTCTGCTTCTGCTCTGGAGAACTATACAGCTCAGCCTGAAGGTTTTGCTAACTATCCATCAACACCAGGAACACCATTTTCTTTGCAGACGAGTCTACCCCAGAGTGGATGGCAATAA
- the PROSER1 gene encoding proline and serine-rich protein 1 isoform X1, with the protein MDKKSFETVLDEIRKAVLTEYKLKAIEYVHGYFSSEQVVELLRYFSWAEPQLKAIKALQHKIVAVPASKMINILNCFTFSKDKLIALEILASNIVDAQNYRLIEDLFRINMSEKKRCRRILEQASKTGCKAPHAMISSCGMIPGNPYPKGKPSRINGIFPGTPIKKDTEECTNEGKGIAARILGPSKPAPSTYNPHKPVPYPIPPCRPHATIAPSAYNNAGLVPMANVIAPGLPAPPPYTANQVVPENEDLSSQAKPSQNQAFSAQVNQLFTPHGSNPSTPAATPVPTPSPVKAISHPLAPATPLIPGMNMSTPVLPVFPGQVSSSIHTSQPSTPTPTVIKSLSLPGVPVTSVHSATSTPVPAVFSGLASIPTATPAPQGSSTPCATPAPNEAFASAAAPFASLPFSASSSVASANNPTPLSSVFAGLPLSLPPNPQGISSPVPSTIANSPATTIPGSLSLPNPILSVLKGFLTSNDTSLINSSALPSAMTSELASLSALANQSSDSPASSVNKCYTPSATPTPQCSSTPGLAIFPGLPSPSVANSSSTPPTLPAQSPLTTSPSILPVNCGSSASLLHGTSPTNPDQQLSSAPAATGIPTVLVKTEPMSPTLSAFKGPSHSAGPSHGTLGLSALGHAYASAASVPVSLPGSLNPALSGLSSLSAPLNNSTSLASISLAPHGSPAPIAPVFNGLPPFTSLTSNFAFTGNPALTPPVTLPGSLLATPSTTASAVSAPHVNTTAAVLSGLAASATVSAPPFSLNLSSAVPSLFSVAQGPLGSSNPSFPGFPVSNPPSVTPALPSFPGLQASSAVAAVAPLPAAATAPSPAPVLPGFASAFSSNFNSALVAQAGLTSGLQTPGNTVFPGLLSLPGIPGFPQSAAQSSLQELQHSAAAQSALLQAHSASALENYTAQPEGFANYPSTPGTPFSLQTSLPQSGWQ; encoded by the exons ATGGATAAGAAATCATTTGAAACCGTGCTGGATGAAATTAGAAAG GCTGTATTGACTGAGTACAAGTTAAAAGCTATCGAATATGTTCATGGATACTTTTCAAGTGAACAG GTTGTTGAGTTACTGAGATACTTTTCCTGGGCTGAACCACAGCTCAAGGCAATAAAGGCTTTACAGCAT AAAATAGTGGCTGTTCCAGCATCAAAAATGATTAATATTCTCAACTGTTTCACATTCAGTAAGGACAAACTTATTGCCCTAGAAATCTTAGCTTC CAACATTGTTGATGCTCAGAATTATCGCCTTATTGAAGATCTGTTCAGAATTAATATGTcggagaaaaaaagatgcagaagaATTCTTGAGCAG GCTTCAAAAACAGGTTGTAAGGCTCCTCATGCTATGATATCATCCTGTGGCATGATTCCGGGCAATCCTTATCCCAAGGGCAAACCAAGCCGCATAAATGGAATTTTCCCA GGAACCCCTATTAAAAAGGACACAGAAGAATGTACTAATGAAGGAAAGGGAATAGCAGCCCGTATACTTGGACCATCCAAACCA gCTCCATCAACCTACAATCCACACAAACCAGTTCCATACCCCATCCCACCATGTCGGCCACATGCAACTATTGCACCAA gtgcTTACAACAATGCTGGCTTAGTTCCAATGGCTAATGTCATAGCTCCAGGCTTACCAGCTCCTCCACCGTACACTGCTAATCAAGTTGTACCAG AAAATGAAGACCTTTCCAGCCAGGCAAAACCTTCCCAAAATCAAG cttTTTCTGCACAAGTGAATCAGCTCTTTACTCCTCATGGTTCTAATCCTTCAACACCTGCTGCTACTCCAGTCCCTACCCCATCACCTGTCAAGGCAATAAGCCATCCATTAGCACCTGCAACTCCACTCATCCCTGGGATGAACATGTCTACCCCTGTCCTTCCTGTTTTCCCAGGACAGGTCTCCTCTTCCATCCATACATCTCAGCCATCAACCCCAACCCCTACTGTCATCAAATCCCTTTCATTGCCTGGTGTTCCTGTCACATCTGTTCACAGTGCAACCTCTACCCCTGTCCCTGCAGTTTTCTCTGGGCTGGCTTCTATACCCACTGCTACGCCAGCTCCACAAGGTTCTTCCACGCCGTGTGCCACACCTGCACCTAATGAAGCTTTTGCATCTGCTGCTGCACCATTTGCTAGCCTCCCTTTTTCTGCATCCTCTTCAGTTGCTTCAGCTAATAATCCTACTCCATTGTCATCAGTTTTTGCTGGCCTCCCTTTGTCCTTGCCACCCAATCCTCAAGGGATTTCTAGTCCCGTGCCCTCTACAATTGCTAATTCCCCTGCCACTACCATTCCTGGTTCACTTAGCTTGCCTAACCCaattttgtctgttttaaagGGATTTCTGACATCAAATGACACTTCATTAATCAATTCATCTGCTTTACCTTCTGCTATGACAAGTGAACTTGCTTCTTTATCTGCCCTTGCTAATCAAAGCTCTGACTCTCCTGCTTCCTCTGTCAACAAATGTTATACTCCAtcagccacccccaccccacagtGTTCCTCCACGCCTGGGCTGGCCATTTTTCCAGGTCTTCCATCCCCATCTGTGGCCAATTCTAGTTCCACTCCTCCAACATTGCCTGCACAGTCGCCTTTAACCACTTCACCGTCTATTCTGCCAGTCAACTGTGGCTCCTCAGCCTCCCTCTTGCATGGCACAAGCCCTACTAATCCTGATCAGCAGCTCTCATCAGCCCCAGCTGCCACAGGTATCCCCACAGTTCTGGTCAAAACAGAACCCATGAGTCCTACCCTTTCAGCCTTCAAAGGTCCTTCTCATTCGGCTGGCCCTTCTCACGGCACTCTAGGACTGTCGGCACTTGGGCACGCATACGCTTCAGCAGCTTCAGTGCCAGTCAGTTTACCCGGTTCCCTAAATCCAGCATTATCAGGTCTCTCCTCTTTGAGTGCTCCTTTAAACAATTCCACTTCTCTGGCTTCCATTTCCCTTGCCCCACATGGCTCCCCTGCTCCCATTGCCCCTGTATTTAATGGACTTCCTCCTTTTACGTCTCTAACCAGTAACTTTGCTTTTACTGGTAATCCAGCACTTACGCCACCTGTCACTCTCCCAGGGTCTTTGTTAGCTACTCCGTCTACAACTGCTTCAGCTGTGTCTGCCCCTCATGTGAATACCACAGCAGCCGTACTCTCAGGACTCGCCGCCTCAGCAACAGTCTCTGCTCCACCCTTTTCGCTTAACTTGTCCAGTGCCgtcccttcccttttttctgttGCCCAGGGACCTCTGGGATCATCAAACCCATCCTTCCCTGGTTTTCCTGTCTCTAACCCACCCTCTGTCACTCCTGCTCTCCCTTCTTTCCCTGGCCTCCAGGCATCTTCTGCAGTAGCAGCAGTTGCACCGTTGCCGGCAGCTGCCACAGCCCCATCTCCGGCTCCAGTCCTGCCAGGGTTTGCCTCGGCCTTTAGCTCAAACTTCAACTCCGCACTTGTTGCACAGGCTGG CTTGACTTCTGGACTTCAGACACCGGGAAATACAGTTTTTCCTGGTCTTTTATCTCTCCCTGGTATCCCTGGCTTTCCCCAAAGTGCCGCACAATCTTCCTTACAGGAACTGCAGCATAGTGCGGCTGCGCAGTCAGCCCTACTACAG GCACATTCTGCTTCTGCTCTGGAGAACTATACAGCTCAGCCTGAAGGTTTTGCTAACTATCCATCAACACCAGGAACACCATTTTCTTTGCAGACGAGTCTACCCCAGAGTGGATGGCAATAA
- the NHLRC3 gene encoding NHL repeat-containing protein 3 produces MAGALLALLALLWGSQLLKAFDYFSPWSRQQQLYKLDVSWPKIPEYFTGQTFCVAVDSLHGLVYVAQRGDNIPKVLVFSEEGYFLYSWNNTVEMPHGIFVLNTATDSSVWITDVGTGKYGHTVKQYSPSGKLMQILGTPGNAGSSLNPLQFDQPAEIFVEETGEIYVVDGDGGMNNRLLKLSKDYKEIWLRGPNGTGIGQFKIPHSVTVDSFGRVWVADRDNKRIQVFDKVTGEWLGSWSSCFEEGGPCSVRFTANDKYLIVAQLNINQLSILAAPPVGSIGNCVVVNTIQLADETKPHLVDVDMKSGAIYVAEIGAQQVQKYVPLN; encoded by the exons ATGGCCGGCGCCCTGCTcgcgctgctcgccctgctcTGGGGCTCGCAG cttttaaaagcaTTTGATTACTTCTCTCCTTGGAGTAGACAGCAACAGTTGTACAAGCTGGATGTAAGCTGGCCTAAAATTCCAGAATACTTCACTGGTCAAACATTTTGCGTTGCTGTTGACTCTCTTCATGGTTTGGTCTATGTTGCACAA AGGGGAGATAACATACCAAAGGTACTTGTGTTCTCAGAGGAAGGCTATTTTCTTTACTCATGGAATAATACAGTTGAAATGCCTCATGGTATCTTTGTATTAAACACCGCAACAGATAGTTCAGTGTGGATTACAGATGTTGGAACAG ggaAATACGGGCACACTGTGAAACAGTATAGCCCTTCAGGTAAACTTATGCAGATCTTGGGCACACCAGGTAATGCTGGTTCAAGCTTGAATCCCCTACAGTTTGATCAACCGGCAGAGATCTTTGTAGAGGAAACTGGGGAAATCTATGTTGTggatggagatggagggatgAATAACAGATTGCTCAAACTGTCCAAAG ATTATAAAGAGATATGGCTGCGTGGACCAAATGGGACTGGCATCGGTCAGTTCAAGATTCCTCACAGTGTAACAGTGGATTCTTTTGGACgg GTATGGGTTGCAGACCGAGACAACAAAAGAATCCAGGTTTTTGATAAAGTCACAGGGGAATGGCTGGGGTCTTGGAGCAGCTGTTTTGAGGAAGGTGGTCCATGTTCGGTCAG GTTTACTGCCAATGACAAGTACTTGATTGTAGCTCAGCTGAATATCAACCAGTTATCCATCTTGGCAGCACCACCTGTTGGCTCTATTGGGAACTGTGTTGTAGTCAACACAATCCAGCTGGCGGATGAAACCAAACCACACCTTGTGGATGTAGACATGAAGAGTGGAGCAATTTATGTAGCGGAGATTGGAGCCCAGCAAGTGCAAAAATATGTGCCCTTAAACTGA